In the Candidatus Cloacimonas acidaminovorans str. Evry genome, one interval contains:
- a CDS encoding NAD-dependent epimerase/dehydratase family protein: protein MKNILVLGAAGQIGSELVPYLRKFYGSNAVVAAYRSTPLTTEIREGGPCENLDAMEADKIFEVVKKYNIDTIINLVAVLSAKGEANPVKAWNINMGSLINSLEIMREVKGAVFTPSSIGAFGPSTPLDNTPQDTIMRPTTIYGISKVAAELWSDYYFLKYGVDTRGVRYPGIISNVTLPGGGTTDYAVEIYYEAIKNKHYTCYLKPGTYLDMMYMPDAMRACVELMEADPKKLKHRNCFNVTAMSIEPEMIAKEIRKHIPEFTIDYQIDPVRQSIAETWPNSMDQTAAMEEWDWKPEYDLPAMTLDMLKVLSQKLKK from the coding sequence GGTTCGGAACTTGTTCCTTATTTGCGTAAGTTCTATGGCTCAAATGCAGTTGTTGCTGCCTATCGTAGCACACCTTTAACAACGGAAATTCGGGAAGGCGGTCCCTGTGAAAATTTGGATGCTATGGAAGCGGATAAGATATTTGAAGTAGTTAAAAAATACAATATTGATACTATAATCAATCTGGTAGCTGTTCTTTCCGCCAAAGGGGAAGCCAATCCTGTAAAAGCATGGAACATAAATATGGGAAGCTTGATCAATTCCCTGGAAATAATGCGTGAAGTTAAAGGTGCTGTTTTTACACCTTCTTCCATAGGTGCATTTGGTCCTTCCACGCCCTTGGATAATACCCCCCAGGATACAATTATGCGTCCTACTACAATTTATGGCATTTCCAAAGTTGCTGCCGAACTTTGGAGCGACTATTATTTCTTAAAATATGGAGTGGATACGCGGGGAGTTCGTTATCCGGGAATTATTTCCAATGTAACTCTTCCTGGAGGAGGGACGACTGATTATGCGGTAGAGATTTATTATGAGGCAATTAAAAATAAACATTATACCTGTTATCTGAAACCGGGAACTTATCTGGATATGATGTATATGCCGGATGCTATGCGTGCCTGTGTAGAGCTTATGGAAGCAGACCCTAAAAAGTTAAAGCACCGTAATTGTTTTAATGTTACAGCTATGAGCATTGAACCCGAAATGATTGCCAAGGAAATTAGAAAGCATATTCCCGAATTCACAATTGACTATCAAATTGATCCTGTAAGACAATCTATAGCAGAAACCTGGCCCAATTCTATGGACCAGACAGCAGCTATGGAAGAATGGGATTGGAAACCAGAATATGACCTTCCTGCAATGACTTTAGATATGCTGAAGGTTCTTTCCCAAAAGCTTAAGAAATGA